Proteins encoded together in one Flavobacterium keumense window:
- a CDS encoding transposase, with translation MINRKRNRMKGFDYSSNQLYFITNCVKNNVCCLGNVICVPNVGTGRDLSVHHPENNHPENNHPENIIMQNSALGDIVKKQIEWLMVQYSYACIHNYVIMPNHFHLILEINSFRIEKEMKIKSVSSLMVALKTTTSKQIHELGFSKFSWHRSFHDHVIKNEKEYQLISNYIDRNPQKWFEDRFYSKY, from the coding sequence ATGATTAATAGAAAAAGAAATCGAATGAAAGGATTTGATTATTCGAGTAATCAATTGTATTTCATTACAAATTGTGTTAAAAATAATGTGTGTTGTTTAGGTAATGTGATTTGCGTGCCAAACGTAGGGACAGGTCGCGACCTGTCCGTACATCATCCCGAAAATAATCATCCCGAAAATAATCATCCCGAAAATATTATAATGCAAAATAGTGCATTGGGTGATATTGTAAAAAAGCAAATAGAATGGTTAATGGTTCAATATTCATATGCTTGCATTCATAATTATGTGATTATGCCCAATCATTTTCATTTAATTCTTGAAATAAATAGTTTTAGAATAGAAAAGGAGATGAAAATAAAATCGGTTTCAAGTTTAATGGTAGCATTAAAAACGACCACATCTAAACAAATACACGAATTAGGATTTTCAAAATTTTCTTGGCATCGGTCTTTTCATGACCATGTTATAAAAAATGAAAAAGAATATCAATTAATTTCTAATTATATAGATAGAAATCCTCAAAAATGGTTTGAAGACCGTTTTTATAGTAAATATTAA
- a CDS encoding DUF983 domain-containing protein codes for MLKKGSKLNSILTGSCPKCQNESMYVDKNPLHLGNVLKMNENCSHCGLKYQIEPSFFYGAMYVSYALNVAVGVAAFIISHIFIGLNLVQSFIAIIVTLIITFPFVLRWARNSYINMFISYDPNASKE; via the coding sequence ATGTTAAAAAAAGGATCCAAACTAAATAGTATTTTAACAGGAAGTTGTCCTAAATGTCAAAATGAAAGTATGTATGTAGATAAAAATCCACTGCATTTAGGAAATGTCTTAAAAATGAATGAAAATTGTAGCCATTGTGGTTTGAAATATCAAATAGAACCTTCCTTCTTTTATGGCGCCATGTATGTGAGTTATGCCTTAAACGTAGCCGTTGGTGTAGCTGCATTTATCATTTCTCATATTTTCATTGGATTAAATCTTGTACAATCATTTATTGCCATCATAGTAACACTTATCATTACCTTTCCATTTGTGTTAAGATGGGCAAGAAATAGCTACATCAATATGTTTATATCCTACGATCCAAACGCTTCTAAAGAATAA
- the cas9 gene encoding type II CRISPR RNA-guided endonuclease Cas9 (Cas9, originally named Csn1, is the large, multifunctional signature protein of type II CRISPR/Cas systems. It is well known even to general audiences because its RNA-guided endonuclease activity has made it a popular tool for custom editing of eukaryotic genomes.): MTKILGLDLGTNSIGWALIDDTQNKILGIGSRIFPMGVENLGEGEGREISKNAGRTGARGVRRQFFRRKLRKKVLLKALFENKMCPMVASDFEDWKKTKEFPSDKLANWFALNPYELRQRALSETLSLEEIGRILYHLIQRRGFLSNSRKGGNDDGAIFKGNPKEGKIGITETQESIQDKTLGSYLFEIYPKENQPFQDGLERIRNRYTTRKMYVDEFELIWDKQAQYHSELTYELKTKFGGRKLDGYKEDGILFHQRPLRSQKHLVGNCSFETTKTKCPISAIPFEQFRVWQWVNTVEYNGKKITQDEKKKIAEFLYANEKPDFKKIRKVIGKESAEFKFNYKDDDKIVGTHTISNLSSKKYFGKKWFEFTEKEQEDIWHVLYFFDSKSNLKKYALEEWNFTEEQAEAISKFNVKDGYASLSRKAISNILPFFKLGFTYDVSVVLGGIKNVFGADWEKLSDEKRNFLIDNVEGIVRSKTKGGFIDIIKDILRNDYNISDHQLRRLYHHSATIDVTELVEKLPLGKDADKEIQQIKNPIVITALFELRKLVNELIDEHGKIDEIKVEMARDLKISKSQRSKIRKEQNRLERENDRVKLEVLKYTNLSHDNILKFKLWEECKRTCPYTGLSIPINELFTNKWQIEHIHPWSKSLNDSFSNKTLCLGTENIKKGNKTPFEFYGNDEANWSAIKERALKLFSFTKEYPDSYNKFKRFVKQSFDDDFSSRQLNDTRYISKEAKNYLSKICKNVMVSPGQATSNLRQKWGLNHILNDENAKTREDHRHHAIDALVMACTKLSYVQELSKWNRYNRNYDLKQFPLPWESFNFDAEKAVEKILVSHKRVANDITIRTKTVEKNGKKHTNLGVAARGQLHKETVYGKRTFNGEEAYHVRKAIDSLETAKQIDKVVDQTIRLLILKRVNELGGFVKEKVPANSFFVVDEHGVKQPQIFLPNKNGAPVPILKVRMKENIGGAEKLKENVNQWVNPRNNHHVLIYKDEKGNFKEDVVTFWTVVERKRTGQAGYQLPLDGKEIVTTLHINDMFVLGLNEDEINWENPDYEMLKEHLYRVQKLSSKFYEFRQSSQASIQNNFQPFYIRIQSFGDGKTGWDTFNPIKVKISVSGKIQKL, encoded by the coding sequence ATGACAAAAATTTTAGGATTAGACTTAGGAACGAATAGTATTGGATGGGCATTAATAGACGATACTCAAAATAAAATTTTAGGTATTGGAAGTCGAATATTCCCAATGGGAGTTGAAAACCTTGGAGAAGGGGAAGGAAGAGAAATTTCTAAAAACGCTGGAAGAACAGGGGCAAGAGGAGTACGACGTCAATTTTTTAGAAGAAAACTAAGAAAGAAAGTGCTGTTAAAAGCACTTTTTGAAAATAAAATGTGCCCAATGGTTGCAAGTGATTTTGAAGATTGGAAGAAGACAAAAGAGTTTCCATCTGATAAATTAGCAAATTGGTTTGCTTTAAATCCATATGAATTAAGACAAAGAGCTTTAAGTGAAACATTATCTTTAGAAGAAATTGGTAGAATATTGTATCATTTAATTCAAAGACGAGGTTTTTTAAGTAATAGCAGAAAAGGAGGAAATGATGATGGCGCTATTTTTAAAGGAAATCCAAAAGAAGGAAAAATTGGGATAACAGAAACTCAAGAGAGTATTCAAGATAAAACTTTGGGATCCTATTTGTTTGAAATTTATCCAAAAGAAAATCAACCTTTTCAAGATGGTTTGGAACGAATTAGAAACCGATACACTACTCGTAAAATGTACGTAGATGAATTTGAATTGATATGGGACAAACAAGCTCAATATCATTCGGAATTAACGTATGAGTTAAAAACTAAATTTGGTGGAAGAAAATTAGACGGCTACAAAGAAGATGGTATATTATTTCATCAACGACCTTTACGTTCGCAAAAACATTTAGTAGGTAATTGTTCATTTGAAACAACCAAAACCAAGTGTCCAATAAGTGCAATTCCTTTTGAACAATTTAGAGTATGGCAATGGGTAAATACAGTTGAATACAACGGAAAAAAAATTACGCAAGACGAAAAAAAGAAAATCGCGGAATTTTTGTATGCCAATGAAAAGCCAGACTTCAAAAAAATTAGAAAAGTAATTGGAAAAGAAAGTGCCGAGTTCAAATTCAATTATAAAGATGACGATAAAATAGTAGGAACTCATACCATTTCTAATCTATCAAGTAAAAAGTATTTCGGTAAAAAATGGTTTGAGTTTACAGAAAAGGAGCAAGAAGATATTTGGCATGTTTTGTATTTTTTTGATAGCAAATCAAACCTAAAAAAATATGCTCTAGAAGAATGGAATTTTACTGAAGAACAAGCAGAAGCTATTTCAAAATTCAATGTTAAAGATGGTTATGCTAGTTTAAGTAGAAAAGCCATTTCTAATATTTTACCTTTTTTTAAATTAGGTTTTACCTATGATGTGTCGGTTGTACTAGGTGGAATAAAAAATGTATTTGGTGCCGATTGGGAAAAATTATCTGATGAGAAAAGAAACTTCCTTATTGATAATGTGGAAGGAATTGTACGTTCTAAAACTAAAGGCGGTTTTATTGATATTATCAAAGATATTTTGCGGAATGATTACAATATTTCTGACCATCAATTACGAAGATTATATCATCACTCTGCCACAATTGATGTAACTGAATTAGTAGAGAAATTACCTTTAGGAAAAGATGCCGATAAGGAAATTCAACAAATAAAAAATCCTATTGTAATTACAGCTTTATTTGAATTACGAAAATTAGTCAACGAACTAATTGACGAACATGGAAAAATTGACGAAATAAAAGTAGAGATGGCTCGTGATTTAAAAATTTCTAAATCGCAACGTAGTAAAATAAGAAAAGAACAAAATAGATTAGAACGTGAAAATGATAGAGTAAAACTTGAAGTGTTAAAATACACCAATTTATCACACGATAATATATTGAAATTTAAACTGTGGGAAGAATGTAAACGAACTTGTCCTTATACTGGTTTGTCAATACCTATCAATGAATTGTTTACCAACAAATGGCAGATAGAACATATTCATCCATGGAGTAAATCGTTGAATGATAGTTTTTCAAACAAAACCTTGTGTTTAGGAACAGAAAATATTAAAAAGGGAAATAAAACGCCTTTTGAATTTTATGGAAATGACGAAGCGAATTGGTCAGCAATAAAAGAAAGAGCGTTGAAATTATTTTCATTTACAAAAGAATATCCAGATTCGTATAATAAGTTTAAGCGATTTGTGAAACAAAGTTTTGATGATGATTTTTCTTCTCGACAATTAAACGATACCCGTTATATCAGTAAAGAAGCTAAAAACTATCTTTCTAAAATTTGCAAAAATGTAATGGTTTCTCCAGGACAAGCAACTTCAAATTTGAGACAAAAATGGGGACTTAACCATATTTTGAACGATGAAAATGCTAAAACTAGAGAAGACCACCGTCATCATGCTATTGATGCTTTGGTAATGGCTTGTACTAAACTATCGTATGTACAGGAATTATCTAAGTGGAACCGATATAATAGAAATTATGACTTAAAACAATTTCCGTTACCTTGGGAAAGCTTTAATTTTGATGCCGAAAAAGCTGTTGAAAAAATACTAGTATCGCATAAAAGAGTAGCAAACGACATTACTATTAGAACCAAAACCGTTGAAAAAAACGGTAAAAAACATACTAATTTAGGTGTTGCGGCTAGAGGGCAGTTGCATAAAGAAACGGTTTATGGTAAGCGTACTTTTAATGGAGAAGAAGCCTATCATGTTAGAAAAGCGATTGATTCCTTAGAAACGGCAAAACAAATTGATAAAGTAGTTGATCAAACTATACGTTTGTTGATATTGAAACGAGTAAACGAATTGGGCGGTTTTGTAAAAGAAAAAGTGCCTGCTAATAGTTTTTTTGTAGTTGACGAACACGGAGTAAAACAACCACAAATCTTTTTACCCAATAAAAATGGTGCTCCAGTTCCTATTTTAAAAGTAAGAATGAAAGAAAATATTGGTGGTGCTGAAAAACTAAAAGAAAATGTAAATCAATGGGTAAACCCAAGAAATAACCACCATGTTTTAATTTACAAAGATGAAAAAGGAAATTTTAAGGAAGATGTAGTTACTTTCTGGACAGTAGTAGAACGTAAGAGAACAGGACAAGCTGGGTATCAATTACCCCTTGACGGAAAAGAGATTGTAACTACCTTACACATTAACGATATGTTTGTATTAGGATTAAACGAAGACGAAATTAATTGGGAAAACCCAGATTACGAAATGTTGAAAGAGCATTTGTATAGAGTGCAAAAATTGTCTTCTAAGTTTTATGAATTTAGGCAAAGCTCACAAGCATCAATTCAAAATAATTTCCAACCATTTTATATCAGAATTCAAAGTTTTGGTGATGGAAAAACAGGTTGGGACACATTTAATCCAATCAAAGTAAAAATATCTGTTTCAGGTAAAATACAAAAGTTGTAA
- a CDS encoding NAD(P)/FAD-dependent oxidoreductase: MIDYLIVGCGLAGISFAEEALQHNKTIVVVDNDSQNSSKIAGGLYNPVILKRFSEVWEAQAQLVIMNEFYTQLKPRIEQQLDFKMPILRKFFSVEEQNNWFAASDKPKLAPFLSNQLHFKEYKGITASFGYGEVLHTGYVNTASLLESYRNYLKENHWFRQESFDYAAIVFEEDSVRYKDIQAKHIIFAEGFGLRANPYFNQLPLDGTKGELFIIKAPDLDLDVIVNTSVFILPLGNDLFKVGATYNWEDKTDVPTKEGKAELVTRIKEIIDCDFEIVTHFAGVRPTVRDRRPLVGTHPIYTRLHILNGLGTRGVMLGPSMAKALYESIECQIPLNKEIDIQRYTNKKK; the protein is encoded by the coding sequence ATGATTGATTATTTAATTGTAGGTTGTGGGTTGGCCGGAATTTCTTTTGCTGAAGAAGCTTTGCAGCACAATAAAACGATTGTAGTGGTAGACAACGATTCTCAAAATTCCTCTAAGATTGCAGGAGGTTTGTACAATCCGGTTATTCTAAAGCGTTTTAGCGAAGTTTGGGAAGCGCAAGCTCAATTGGTTATCATGAATGAATTTTATACCCAATTAAAGCCTAGAATTGAGCAACAATTGGATTTTAAAATGCCCATTTTAAGAAAATTCTTTTCTGTGGAAGAGCAAAACAATTGGTTTGCCGCTTCCGATAAACCCAAGTTAGCTCCTTTTTTATCTAACCAATTACATTTCAAAGAATATAAAGGTATCACAGCGTCTTTCGGTTATGGAGAAGTACTACATACGGGTTATGTCAATACTGCTTCATTGTTAGAATCGTACCGAAATTACTTGAAAGAAAATCATTGGTTTCGCCAAGAATCATTTGATTATGCTGCGATTGTTTTTGAAGAGGATAGTGTTCGTTATAAAGATATTCAAGCCAAGCATATCATTTTCGCAGAAGGTTTTGGTCTACGTGCCAATCCTTATTTTAATCAATTGCCATTAGACGGTACTAAAGGCGAGTTGTTTATTATTAAAGCTCCCGACTTAGATTTGGATGTAATTGTGAACACTAGCGTATTTATTTTGCCGTTAGGGAATGATCTATTTAAAGTGGGAGCAACTTATAATTGGGAAGATAAAACAGATGTCCCGACTAAAGAAGGGAAAGCCGAGTTGGTCACACGAATCAAAGAAATCATCGATTGTGATTTTGAAATCGTGACTCATTTTGCAGGAGTACGTCCAACAGTTAGAGATAGAAGACCGCTAGTCGGCACTCATCCCATTTACACAAGGTTACATATTTTAAATGGTTTAGGAACCCGAGGGGTAATGCTTGGACCTTCTATGGCAAAAGCGTTGTATGAATCTATTGAATGTCAAATACCCTTGAATAAAGAAATTGACATTCAGCGCTATACGAATAAAAAGAAATAA
- the cas2 gene encoding CRISPR-associated endonuclease Cas2: MELNGYRIMWLFVFFDLPTETKKDRKNASGFRNNLLKNGFSMMQYSVYIRHCASGESADVHEKRIYKLLPPLGKVSVLRITDKQFGNIANFWGQVEVPKAPQPTQLELF, translated from the coding sequence ATGGAACTCAACGGATACCGAATAATGTGGTTGTTTGTTTTCTTTGATCTGCCGACTGAAACAAAAAAAGACCGAAAAAACGCCTCGGGATTCAGAAACAATTTATTAAAAAATGGCTTTTCAATGATGCAATATTCAGTTTATATCCGGCATTGTGCTAGTGGTGAAAGTGCCGATGTACACGAAAAACGAATCTATAAACTCCTACCTCCATTAGGAAAAGTAAGTGTCTTGCGAATAACAGACAAACAATTTGGTAATATTGCTAATTTTTGGGGTCAAGTCGAAGTACCTAAAGCGCCACAACCTACGCAATTAGAATTATTTTAA
- a CDS encoding ABC-F family ATP-binding cassette domain-containing protein — MLNIHNLSVSFGGSYLFEEVTFRLGAGDRVGLVGKNGAGKSTMLKILARDFAPDSGSIAQEKEIKMGFLRQDIDFEQGRTVLEEAYEAFTEIKIVEKKLEEINHQLVTRTDYESEEYSKIIEDLSDYTHRFELLGGYNYVGDTEKILLGLGFKREDFNNQTETFSGGWRMRIELAKLLLQSNDILLLDEPTNHLDIESIIWLEGFLRNFPGVVVIVSHDKMFLDNVTNRTIEISLGKAYDFNKPYSQYLELRHEIREKQLATQKNQAKKIEETEKLIEKFRAKASKASMAQSLIKKLDKVERIEVDEDDNSVMNISFPVSKEPGRVVVEAENVTKSYGDKIILKDINLLVERGSKIAFVGQNGQGKSTFIKAIVNEFEYEGSIKLGHNVQLGYFAQNQAEYLDGELTLLQTMENAATDTNRMKVRDMLGAFLFRGDDVEKKVKVLSGGERNRLALCKLLLQPINVLLMDEPTNHLDIKSKNVLKAALQKFGGTLLLVSHDRDFLQGMSNIVYEFKDQKIKEYLGDINFFLEQRNLENMREVEKQDIAKKEAPKENKKVSYEDQKKVKTLQNRLSKIESQIQQLEKDIQHDDKMLASNYDKHIEDASFFTAYNKKKSELDQLLIDWETVQEEIDSLN; from the coding sequence ATGCTTAATATTCACAATTTATCCGTTTCATTCGGGGGTTCTTATTTATTTGAAGAAGTTACTTTTCGCCTTGGTGCCGGAGACCGAGTAGGTCTTGTAGGTAAAAATGGTGCTGGAAAATCGACCATGCTAAAAATTTTAGCACGTGATTTTGCTCCAGATTCGGGAAGTATTGCCCAAGAGAAAGAAATTAAGATGGGATTTCTTCGCCAAGACATTGATTTTGAACAAGGAAGAACGGTTTTGGAGGAAGCGTATGAAGCGTTTACCGAAATTAAAATTGTCGAAAAAAAGCTAGAAGAAATCAATCATCAATTGGTAACCCGAACCGATTATGAAAGTGAAGAATATTCCAAAATCATAGAAGATTTATCTGATTATACGCACCGATTTGAATTATTAGGGGGTTACAATTATGTAGGCGATACCGAAAAAATTCTGTTGGGATTGGGTTTTAAAAGAGAGGATTTTAACAATCAAACGGAAACTTTCTCAGGAGGTTGGCGCATGCGTATTGAGTTGGCAAAATTATTATTGCAATCCAATGATATTTTGTTGCTAGATGAGCCAACGAACCACTTGGATATTGAGAGTATCATTTGGTTAGAAGGATTTTTACGAAATTTTCCTGGAGTTGTGGTGATAGTTTCTCACGATAAGATGTTTTTAGACAATGTAACCAATAGAACTATCGAAATTTCACTAGGAAAAGCCTACGATTTCAACAAACCCTATTCGCAATATTTAGAATTACGACATGAAATTCGCGAAAAGCAATTGGCTACTCAAAAAAATCAAGCTAAAAAAATTGAAGAAACAGAAAAACTAATTGAGAAGTTTCGTGCCAAAGCTTCCAAGGCTTCGATGGCGCAATCGTTGATTAAAAAATTAGATAAAGTAGAACGCATTGAGGTGGACGAAGATGATAATTCAGTGATGAATATTTCTTTTCCAGTGTCAAAAGAGCCGGGTAGAGTAGTGGTGGAGGCTGAAAATGTAACCAAAAGTTACGGCGATAAAATCATTTTAAAAGACATCAATTTACTCGTAGAACGTGGCAGTAAAATTGCTTTTGTGGGTCAAAATGGTCAGGGAAAATCAACTTTCATCAAAGCGATAGTAAACGAGTTTGAATACGAGGGTTCGATTAAATTGGGACATAACGTTCAGTTGGGGTATTTTGCCCAAAACCAAGCCGAATATTTGGATGGGGAATTAACGTTGTTACAAACGATGGAAAATGCGGCAACCGACACTAATCGAATGAAAGTGCGTGATATGTTAGGGGCGTTTTTATTTCGCGGCGATGATGTAGAAAAGAAAGTAAAAGTGCTTTCGGGAGGGGAAAGAAACCGTTTGGCCTTGTGTAAATTGTTGTTGCAACCCATTAATGTGTTGTTGATGGATGAGCCAACGAATCATTTGGATATTAAATCAAAGAATGTGTTGAAAGCGGCTTTACAAAAATTTGGAGGCACCTTGTTATTGGTTTCTCACGATAGGGATTTCTTGCAAGGAATGTCTAATATTGTGTACGAATTCAAAGACCAAAAAATAAAAGAATATTTAGGTGATATTAATTTCTTTTTGGAGCAGCGCAATTTAGAAAACATGCGTGAAGTTGAGAAACAAGACATTGCTAAAAAAGAAGCCCCAAAAGAAAACAAAAAAGTATCCTACGAAGATCAGAAAAAAGTAAAAACTCTTCAAAATAGATTGAGTAAAATTGAAAGTCAAATCCAGCAATTGGAGAAAGATATTCAGCACGATGATAAAATGTTAGCCTCCAATTATGACAAACATATTGAAGATGCGTCTTTTTTTACCGCCTATAATAAAAAGAAGTCAGAATTAGATCAATTATTAATTGATTGGGAAACCGTTCAGGAAGAAATTGATAGTTTGAATTGA
- a CDS encoding IS3 family transposase (programmed frameshift), which translates to MSTTKEFQKLKRAPQIYSEAFKRQVVSEFERGLFTKAELRRRYTILGNNCIPRWLKKYGKFTYEDKLTLGRPMKDPQQQRIKELEAQLTKKEEELKVFKRFIEIAERELKIDIGKKVWFQAVEEISTSSLLTTYELCQLFGYTKQAFYKRKSSVKTSKYSSELLRSLVLNVRKQLPRTGGKKLYVMLQNEFIKHQISIGRDTFLDFLKAEYLQVPKARRYYKTTNSRHWMRRYPNLISTIELNRPEQVWVADITYLRTKEKTYYLHLLTDACSKKIVGHQLSDNLMSSTTVKALKMALIDRKTQNELIHHSDRGLQYCSKEYTDLLKKNNIFISMTQAYDPYENAIAERVNGILKEEFGLYEIFENYQNLNKQVTQAIALYNNFRIHMSIDMITPNQAHQQKTIHLKQWKKINRNRINSVTI; encoded by the exons ATGTCAACAACAAAAGAATTCCAAAAATTAAAGAGAGCTCCTCAAATTTATAGTGAGGCTTTCAAAAGACAAGTTGTAAGTGAATTTGAGCGAGGTTTATTTACTAAAGCAGAACTTCGTAGACGCTACACTATTTTAGGTAATAATTGTATTCCAAGGTGGTTAAAAAAATATGGTAAATTTACCTATGAAGATAAATTAACACTTGGTAGACCTATGAAAGACCCGCAGCAACAAAGAATCAAAGAATTAGAAGCTCAATTAACTAAAAAAGAAGAAGAACTAAAAGTTTTCAAACGATTTATCGAAATAGCCGAACGCGAACTTAAAATTGACATTG GTAAAAAAGTCTGGTTCCAAGCAGTCGAAGAAATAAGCACAAGTAGTTTATTGACAACTTATGAGTTATGCCAACTGTTTGGATATACAAAACAGGCATTTTACAAACGGAAATCCAGCGTTAAAACATCTAAATATAGCTCAGAATTATTACGAAGTTTAGTTCTAAATGTTCGTAAGCAATTACCTCGAACTGGGGGTAAGAAACTTTATGTAATGTTACAAAATGAATTTATAAAACATCAAATATCAATTGGAAGAGATACCTTTTTAGATTTTTTAAAAGCCGAATATTTACAAGTTCCTAAAGCCCGAAGATATTATAAAACAACAAACTCAAGACATTGGATGAGACGTTATCCAAATTTAATTAGTACTATAGAACTTAACAGACCTGAACAAGTTTGGGTTGCTGATATAACTTATTTACGAACAAAAGAAAAAACATATTATTTACATTTACTCACAGATGCTTGTTCAAAAAAAATAGTAGGTCATCAACTATCAGATAATTTAATGAGTTCAACTACAGTAAAAGCTTTAAAAATGGCTTTAATTGACAGAAAAACACAAAATGAACTCATTCACCATTCCGATAGAGGTTTACAATATTGCAGTAAAGAGTATACTGATTTGTTAAAGAAAAACAACATTTTTATTAGTATGACACAAGCATACGATCCCTATGAAAACGCAATAGCTGAAAGAGTAAATGGAATCTTAAAAGAAGAATTTGGTTTGTATGAAATCTTTGAAAACTATCAAAATTTAAACAAACAAGTCACACAAGCGATTGCTTTATATAACAATTTTAGGATACATATGTCTATTGATATGATAACTCCAAACCAAGCACATCAACAAAAAACAATACATTTAAAACAATGGAAAAAAATAAATCGTAACAGAATTAATTCTGTTACGATTTAA
- a CDS encoding GNAT family N-acetyltransferase, with translation MKAVYSHTIYSTINHLPKEWDELAASTIFLSKEYLAILEKSAPINMSCHFIGIFDKETLVGIAVSQFIDLNQLESFGERDQCIKSSVRNIVFKNFCSHILLIGNNTLTGQNAFVISENANPTEVLKTLQKAVIALKAIFKAKGKKVHMCGLKDFCEDKLNLLEIPEFKPYLRFSTQPNMIFTVRDHWKTEEDYVAALSKKYRDQYKRARKKATGLVKKQLSLEEIMAQEDTIYDLYHHVAKNAPFNTFFLPRNHFAVFKEQLQENFLFYGYFENDRLIGFNTLIKNGTDLDTYFLGYDDSLQREKMLYLNMLYDMIGYAIKEQFKTVIFARTALEIKSSVGASPLKMYGLMSHDNTLINSQLDFFFRYLEPETVWKERHPFQD, from the coding sequence TTGAAAGCTGTTTATTCACACACTATTTATTCAACTATTAACCATCTGCCGAAAGAGTGGGATGAATTAGCCGCTTCCACCATTTTCTTATCAAAAGAATACCTTGCTATTCTTGAAAAATCAGCTCCTATAAATATGAGTTGCCACTTCATCGGTATATTTGATAAAGAGACTTTGGTTGGGATAGCCGTTTCGCAATTTATAGATCTAAACCAATTAGAATCTTTTGGAGAACGAGACCAATGCATCAAATCTTCGGTACGCAATATTGTATTTAAAAATTTCTGTTCCCACATATTATTGATTGGAAACAATACATTAACTGGACAAAACGCTTTTGTAATTTCAGAAAATGCCAATCCAACTGAAGTTTTAAAAACACTCCAAAAAGCCGTAATAGCACTCAAAGCCATTTTCAAGGCTAAAGGAAAAAAAGTACATATGTGCGGGTTAAAAGATTTTTGCGAAGACAAATTAAATTTATTAGAAATCCCTGAATTCAAACCTTATTTACGTTTTTCTACCCAACCCAATATGATTTTCACTGTGCGAGACCATTGGAAAACAGAAGAAGATTACGTAGCCGCCTTGTCCAAAAAATACCGAGACCAATACAAACGCGCCAGAAAAAAAGCAACGGGACTTGTTAAAAAACAATTGTCTTTGGAAGAAATAATGGCTCAAGAAGATACAATATATGATTTGTACCACCATGTAGCCAAAAATGCACCGTTCAATACATTCTTTTTACCTAGAAACCATTTTGCTGTTTTCAAAGAACAACTTCAAGAGAACTTTTTGTTTTACGGCTATTTTGAAAATGACAGGCTAATTGGCTTCAATACCTTAATTAAAAATGGGACTGATTTGGATACCTACTTTTTAGGTTATGATGATAGCCTTCAAAGAGAGAAAATGTTGTATTTGAACATGCTATACGACATGATTGGCTATGCTATCAAAGAACAATTTAAGACGGTTATTTTTGCCCGAACTGCTTTAGAAATTAAAAGCTCGGTAGGCGCATCTCCTTTAAAAATGTACGGTTTGATGAGTCATGACAATACATTAATTAATAGCCAACTCGATTTCTTTTTCCGCTATTTAGAACCAGAAACGGTTTGGAAAGAGCGCCATCCTTTTCAGGATTAA